CGGATAGCCATTGTCTACACCCCTCAGCTGACCGGGCCGCCGAAGGCCTCGATACGGTCACCGTCAGCCAGCTTCACGATCGCCCGCTTGGTCGCCTTGCGCTGACCGAAACCGGTCTTGGTGCGCTTGCGCTTGCCCTGGCGGTTGAGCGTGTTGACCGTCAGGACGCGGACGTTGAAGATCTGCTGGATAGCGATCTTGATCTCAGTCTTGTTCGCGTCCGGGTGCACCAGGAAGGTGTACCAGTTCCGGTTCAGCTCGCTGTAGCTCTTCTCCGAGACGACCGGCGCCACGATGATGTCGCGCGGATCGGCAATCGTGCTCACTTGCCACCCTCCTCGGTGGTCTCGGCGGGCACACCCAGGAACTCGTCCAGGGCGTCCTTGGTGAAGACCACGTCGTCGGCCACCAGCACGTCGTACGTGTTGAGCTGGCCGGCCTCGATCAGGTGCACCCGCGGCTCGTTGCGC
Above is a window of Micromonospora yangpuensis DNA encoding:
- the rplW gene encoding 50S ribosomal protein L23, coding for MSTIADPRDIIVAPVVSEKSYSELNRNWYTFLVHPDANKTEIKIAIQQIFNVRVLTVNTLNRQGKRKRTKTGFGQRKATKRAIVKLADGDRIEAFGGPVS